A single genomic interval of Primulina huaijiensis isolate GDHJ02 chromosome 7, ASM1229523v2, whole genome shotgun sequence harbors:
- the LOC140981383 gene encoding uncharacterized protein: MNSGDDEWVKAAMNDDTMAVELLVRLNHASLTPSSNLKPAAFPIEWTVRQRRSKPVSVTNTSKKQAPRASPTTPLSWSGATSYSGGCGGGGCGATSLEESSRPSKPSASARSKANCDGEKSSSKLSRKKKTLVELKEEENLLVKERRELKRDIVSLRLKLEKQRATNESLKRAKTELQLPNDRGTTSVAKGIISVQLQQKKTAFDSVPAMVAPFLDSDAILQCSTLKQKEMAAFNPKFLVPDLNLPFEEERNLEVACGDSWNQ; encoded by the exons ATGAATTCCGGTGATGACGAGTGGGTGAAAGCTGCCATGAACGACGACACCATGGCGGTGGAGCTCCTGGTCCGCTTAAACCATGCGTCGTTGACGCCGTCAAGTAATCTCAAGCCGGCGGCGTTCCCGATCGAGTGGACGGTGCGTCAACGCAGGTCAAAGCCTGTTTCCGTTACCAATACCTCGAAGAAACAGGCTCCCAGGGCCAGCCCCACCACCCCGCTGTCATGGAGCGGTGCCACCTCCTACAGCGGTGGATGTGGTGGGGGAGGTTGCGGCGCCACCTCTCTGGAAGAGTCCAGCCGACCATCTAAACCCTCCGCCTCCGCGAGATCTAAG GCTAATTGCGACGGTGAGAAATCCTCCTCCAAGCTGTCACGAAAGAAGAAG ACATTGGTTGAACTCAAAGAAGAGGAAAACTTACTTGTTAAAGAAAGAAGAGAGCTGAAAAGA GATATAGTATCCTTGCGCCTAAAATTGGAGAAACAAAGGGCTACAAATGAAAGCTTGAAGAGGGCAAAG ACTGAACTGCAACTCCCTAATGATAGAGGAACAACATCCGTAGCTAAGGGAATTATTTCAGTTCAACTTCAGCAAAAGAAAACAGCTTTTGATTCCGTCCCTGCTATGGTAGCACCATTCTTAGACAGTGATGctattcttcaatgttccactCTAAAACAGAAGGAAATGGCTGCATTTAATCCTAAATTTCTGGTTCCTGACCTGAACTTGCCGTTTGAGGAAGAACGCAACCTAGAAGTTGCTTGTGGGGATAGCTGGAATCAATAA
- the LOC140980459 gene encoding nuclear pore complex protein NUP96-like, translating into MSKEIDLRMLKSLHGPQSLHKRRRISVDGVDTFLSCQVSSQVKTPLPTLRHSDYYTKPCLSELAIQEFTNPGYCSRVIDFTVGKVGCGWVKFVGETDIRCLDLDRIIKFNRCEVIVYEDESSKPVVGQGLNKEAEVTLILRLKPLNYFTKSRIRKIVRILKHKTASQGAQFLSFDPLNGEWKFLVQHFSRFGLSEDEEDIVMNDVSPEAKVPTEMNDFEDSDVDEVTALEDPTLLPHSLPAHLRLDPVRMKELRMLLFPAEEDEADGFSGMRSSDSPPCVKEPSMSPLHHSSSKTERKMIPHLVRKTPLALIEYNPGSFSSNCQGSMLMAQQNKGLHLKASTSEGFKLDLKLHKTPLAGSHSHIIVDAALFMGRSFRVGWGPNGVLVHSGMPVGSAGAHCEISSVINLQKVAIDKVIRDESNKVKKELIDLCFDSPLNLHKELNHEIKRVDLGTFDLKIQKLVCNRLTLPEICRSYIEIIEKQLEVSSLPPLSRVLFMHQVMVWELVKVLFSSRKMSAEFKSLEADHEEDMVPDGRQNYPEVDLEALPLMRRAEFSYWIQESVYHRVQEDISSLDESSDLEHIFLLLTGRQLDAAVELAASRGDVRLSCLLSQAGGSPATRSDIAHQLDIWRKNGMDFNFFEENRVRLLELLAGNIHGALHGVKIDWRRFLGLLMWYQLPPDISLPVVFNTYQKLLNDGNAPFPVPVYVDEGPIEEAGKWEIGEHFDLAYYLMLLHARQEDDFGALKTMFSAFASTNDPLDYHMIWHHRAVLEAIGTFSSNDLHVLDMGFVSQLLCVGQCHWAIYVVLHMTHREDYPYLQTTVIREILFQYCEVWSAQDSQWSFIEDLGVPSSWLHEALAIYFSYNGDLMKALHHFIESSQWQRAHSVFLTSVAHSLFLSAKHSEIWRLATSMEDRKSEIEDWDLGAGIFISFYVLRSSLQEDSNTMTELGTLENKNDDCTDFIVRLNKCLAVSGSKLSLDARVVYSKMAEEVSRLLLSDSDESSSGEVQLSCFDTVFTAPMPEDLRSYHLQEAVSLFTSCLSEMAQ; encoded by the exons ATGAGTAAGGAAATTGATTTAAGAATGCTTAAGTCACTTCATGGTCCTCAGTCTCTGCACAAGAGAAGAAGAATTTCTGTGGACGGAGTGGATACTTTTCTCTCATGTCAGGTTTCTAGTCAAGTTAAAACTCCCTTACCAACACTGCGACACTCAGATTATTATACAAAACCTTGCTTAAGTGAGTTAGCTATTCAGGAGTTTACAAATCCAGGTTACTGTAGCAGAGTCATAGACTTTACTGTTGGAAAGGTTGGTTGTGGATGGGTTAAATTTGTTGGGGAGACCGATATCAGATGTTTGGATCTAGACCGCATCATCAAATTCAATAGATGCGAAGTTATTGTCTACGAAGATGAAAGTTCCAAGCCTGTGGTTGGTCAGGGCCTCAACAAGGAAGCTGAAGTAACTTTAATCCTGCGGCTAAAacctttgaattattttaccaAGAGCCGCATAAGAAAAATTGTGAGAATATTGAAGCACAAGACGGCAAGTCAAGGGGCACAATTTCTCTCGTTTGATCCACTTAATGGTGAATGGAAATTCTTGGTACAACATTTTAGCAGATTTGGTCTGAGTGAAGATGAAGAGGATATTGTGATGAATGATGTGTCTCCGGAAGCTAAAGTTCCAACCGAAATGAATGACTTTGAGGATTCGGATGTTGATGAAGTGACTGCCTTGGAGGATCCAACTCTGCTTCCACATTCTCTTCCTGCTCATCTCAGGCTTGACCCGGTTAGGATGAAAGAACTGAGAATGTTATTGTTTCCTGCTGAGGAAGATGAGGCAGATGGTTTTAGTGGCATGCGGTCAAGTGATAGTCCACCATGTGTTAAAGAACCATCAATGTCTCCATTACACCATTCTTCTTCAAAGACAGAGCGTAAGATGATTCCCCATTTGGTTCGCAAGACTCCATTAGCTCTAATAGAGTATAACCCTGGGAGTTTTAGTTCTAACTGCCAGGGTTCCATGTTGATGGCTCAACAGAATAAGGGTTTGCATCTAAAGGCGTCTACATCTGAAGGTTTTAAGCTGGATCTTAAACTTCACAAAACACCATTAGCTGGAAGTCATTCACATATTATAGTTGATGCAGCATTGTTTATGGGTAGGTCATTTCGGGTAGGATGGGGACCCAATGGAGTCCTTGTTCATTCTGGTATGCCTGTTGGCAGTGCTGGTGCTCACTGTGAAATATCCTCTGTAATTAATCTTCAAAAGGTTGCAATTGACAAAGTGATTAGAGATGAGAGCAATAAAGTGAAAAAGGAACTCATTGACCTTTGCTTTGACTCCCCCCTCAATCTTCACAAGGAACTGAATCATGAAATAAAAAGAGTTGATCTGGGAACCTTTGACCTAAAGATTCAAAAGCTTGTCTGTAACCGACTGACACTTCCTGAGATTTGTCGAAGTTACATAGAGATAATAGAGAAGCAATTAGAGGTGTCAAGTTTACCACCTCTTTCTCGTGTCCTATTCATGCACCAAGTAATGGTTTGGGAATTAGTAAAAGTTCTCTTTTCGTCAAGGAAAATGAGTGCAGAATTTAAGTCTCTTGAAGCCGATCATGAGGAAGATATGGTACCAGATGGGAGGCAAAATTATCCTGAAGTTGACCTGGAAGCACTGCCGCTTATGAGGCGGGCAGAGTTCAGCTATTGGATTCAAGAAAGTGTTTACCACCGTGTACAAGAGGATATTAGTTCACTAGACGAGTCCAGTGATTTAGAGCACATATTCTTGCTTCTTACTGGTCGGCAGCTGGATGCTGCCGTGGAGCTTGCCGCTTCTAGAGGGGATGTAAGACTATCCTGTCTGTTGAGCCAGGCTGGTGGGTCCCCAGCAACTCGTTCAGATATTGCTCATCAGCTTGATATTTGGAGAAAAAATGGaatggattttaatttttttgaagagAATAGGGTAAGGCTTCTTGAATTGCTTGCTGGAAACATTCATGGAGCACTGCACGGCGTAAAAATTGACTGGAGAAGGTTCCTAGGACTGTTAATGTGGTATCAGCTTCCACCTGATATTTCGTTACCTGTTGTTTTTAATACTTACCAGAAGCTTCTTAATGATGGAAATGCTCCATTTCCAGTTCCAGTTTATGTCGATGAAGGACCAATTGAAGAAGCTGGCAAGTGGGAAATAGGTGAACATTTTGACCTTGCATATTATCTTATGCTTCTTCATGCTAGACAAGAAGATGATTTTGGTGCTCTGAAGACCATGTTCAGTGCCTTTGCGTCAACAAATGATCCACTTGATTATCACATGATTTGGCATCACCGCGCAGTTTTAGAAGCCATCGGAACTTTTAGTTCAAATGATCTCCATGTTCTCGACATGGGATTTGTTTCCCAGTTACTCTGTGTAGGGCAATGCCACTGGGCCATATACGTGGTGCTTCATATGACACATCGTGAAGATTATCCTTATCTGCAAACTACTGTCATAAGGGAAATTCTCTTCCAGTACTGTGAAGTTTGGAGTGCACAGGACTCACAATGGAGCTTCATTGAAGACCTAGGTGTTCCTTCTTCGTGGTTGCACGAAGCTTTG GCCATATACTTCAGTTACAACGGTGACCTCATGAAGGCCTTGCATCACTTTATTGAATCCTCACAATGGCAGAGAGCTCACTCCGTTTTTTTGACTTCAGTCGCTCATTCTCTCTTTTTGTCAG CAAAACATTCAGAGATATGGAGGCTTGCAACTTCCATGGAGGACCGCAAGTCAGAAATTGAAGACTGGGACCTTGGGGCCggaatttttatttcattttatgtCTTGAGAAGTTCATTGCAAGAAGACAGCAACACCATGACTGAATTG GGAACTCTTGAAAACAAGAATGATGACTGCACGGATTTCATAGTCCGACTAAACAAATGTTTGGCTGTTTCGGGCAGCAAATTATCACTTGATGCAAG AGTAGTGTACTCAAAGATGGCAGAAGAAGTCTCCCGTCTTCTTCTTTCTGATAGTGACGAAAGTTCATCAGGCGAGGTTCAGTTAAGCTGCTTCGACACGGTGTTTACTGCACCCATGCCTGAAGATTTACGCTCGTACCATTTGCAAGAAGCCGTTTCACTTTTCACATCATGTCTCTCAGAGATGGCGCAGtaa
- the LOC140981094 gene encoding BRAP2 RING ZnF UBP domain-containing protein 2-like, producing the protein MLEETSTSASAAAVALEEDLFWSKAAGNPSVDVSTLSNAQAFHFSSGNPRIEETRGLMHLYCDAASSLFFSLPAERKPLICVLGVPNHMTYSDFCKFCGSFIQHMSEMRIVRTEGSEDRYSILIRLDDQNSADSFYKHFNHKCFSSLEEETCHVFFTADIQYTGSIEHSQPSTGSSGEQPSCPVCLEKLDQDSGGILTTICNHSFHCSCISRWTDSSCPVCRYCQQQPEKSICYVCQTSDNLWMCVICGFVGCGRYKDGHAVSHWKETQHCYSLELETQRVWDYVGDNYVHRLIQSKTDGKLVELNHHCTHKDDENGDCIGFSDTLPDSEVESIVNEYNELLSSQLENQKNYFESLLQQVEEDTERESSVAVEKALSQNPKLLKLQAKLDKFSEEKKFLDDINDNLLKNQSIWESKIDNIEERERRLLKLKDKKIEELEEQLRTLMESLEDANAEEQKSTEHHPTTSTILKDETVPRPTKGATKTTSRGKSKG; encoded by the exons ATGTTGGAAGAGACTTCAACTAGTGCGAGCGCCGCTGCCGTGGCGTTGGAAGAGGATTTGTTCTGGTCTAAAGCGGCCGGAAATCCTTCTGTAGACGTATCCACGCTATCTAATGCGCAGGCTTTCCATTTTTCTTCCGGAAACCCTAGAATCGAAGAAACCAGAGGCCTCATGCATCTGTACTGCGACGCCGCCTCTTCACTGTTTTTCAGCCTTCCT GCGGAACGGAAGCCGCTTATTTGTGTTCTAGGGGTGCCTAATCACATGACATATTCAGATTTTTGCAAGTTCTGTGGTTCATTCATTCAGCACATGTCGGAAATGCGAATTGTCAG GACTGAGGGGTCGGAGGATCGCTACAGTATTTTAATCAGGCTAGATGATCAAAATTCAGCTGATTCTTTTTACAAACATTTCAATCACAAATGCTTTTCATCGCTCGAG GAGGAGACCTGCCATGTGTTTTTTACTGCAGATATACAGTACACTGGATCTATTGAGCACTCACAGCCTTCCACAGGAAGCTCTGGAGAACAGCCTTCTTGTCCAGTTTGTCTTG AGAAATTAGACCAAGATTCAGGTGGGATTCTTACTACTATCTGCAATCACTCCTTTCACTGCTCTTGTATTTCTAGATGGACAGATTCTTCTTGCCCG GTATGTCGTTACTGCCAGCAACAGCCTGAGAAATCAATCTGTTATGTTTGTCAAACCTCAGACAACCTCTGGATGTGTGTCATTTGTGGTTTTGTAGGTTGTGGGAG GTACAAGGATGGACATGCTGTAAGCCATTGGAAAGAAACACAGCATTGCTATTCCCTTGAACTGGAAACTCAAAGGGTGTGGGACTATGTTGGAGACAACTATGTTCATCGTTTGATCCAATCTAAAACTGATGGAAAGTTGGTTGAGCTGAACCACCATTGCACACATAAAGATGATGAAAATGGTGATTGCATTGGATTTAGTGACACTCTTCCAGACAGTGAAGTTGAATCT ATAGTGAACGAGTACAATGAGCTTCTTTCTTCTCAACTTGAAAATCAGAAAAAT TATTTCGAGTCTTTACTGCAACAAGTTGAAGAAGACACTGAAAGAGAATCTTCTGTTGCTGTCGAGAAAGCTTTGAGTCAAAATCCAAAGTTGCTGAAACTACAGGCCAAGCTGGACAAATTCTCCGAAGAAAAGAAATTTCTCGATGAT ATCAATGACAATCTTTTGAAGAACCAGAGCATATGGGAATCAAAGATAGACAATATTGAAGAAAG GGAGAGGAGACTTCTGAAACTCAAGGATAAGAAAATCGAGGAGTTGGAGGAGCAG CTAAGAACTTTGATGGAATCCCTCGAGGACGCGAATGCGGAGGAGCAAAAGAGTACAGAACATCATCCAACAACTTCAACTATTCTCAAGGACGAAACTGTGCCCCGGCCTACGAAAGGAGCCACAAAAACGACTTCCCGGGGAAAAAGCAAGGGATAA
- the LOC140981766 gene encoding uncharacterized protein At2g39795, mitochondrial-like, with amino-acid sequence MLTSLMAQGLMRGLRAAAKNVVHQQQWKPMCNAFRNSTRNYVSEMEKSAFEGKILRLIHKEIHYALEYSPPSPHIPEFNVFEVDERPGEQFIRLVRKYGETEDVKVEVTMFDGSVPVKKAGDDSDNEDDMKLHITLIVDIFKRGSINVLEFVCSAWPDNIEIRKVFTRGLERTKDLPYLGPDFKELDDEMQNSFYDFLEARGVDDNLAVFLHRYMTNKDKVEYVRWMEKVNSYFQKSRT; translated from the exons ATGTTAACTTCGTTAATGGCTCAAGGACTAATGAGAGGATTACGAGCAGCGGCGAAAAATGTCGTGCACCAGCAACAGTGGAAGCCCATGTGCAATGCTTTCAGAAATTCAACACGAAATTACGTCTCGGAAATGGAAAAATCCGCCTTTGAAGGCAAAATTCTCCGCCTGATTCACAAAGAAATCCATTACGCGCTCGAATATTCCCCTCCATCCCCG CATATACCAGAATTCAATGTGTTCGAGGTTGATGAAAGGCCTGGGGAACAGTTCATTCGGTTAGTCAGGAAATATGGTGAGACTGAAGATGTCAAAGTTGAAGTGACTATGTTTGATGGATCTGTTCCAGTTAAAAAAGCTGGTGATGACTCGGACAATGAGGATGACATGAAGCTACATATTACTTTAATTGTTGATATTTTCAAGAGGGGGAGCATCAATGTGTTGGAGTTTGTTTGTTCTGCATGGCCAGATAATATAGAAATTCGCAAAGTTTTCACTCGGGGGCTGGAGCGAACAAAGGATCTACCTTATTTGGGCCCTGATTTCAA GGAATTGGATGATGAAATGCAGAATTCCTTTTATGATTTCTTAGAAGCCAGGGGTGTCGATGACAATCTGGCTGTATTTCTGCATCGATACATGACCAACAAAGATAAAGTTGAGTACGTACGTTGGATGGAAAAggtcaactcttattttcagaaaTCTAGAACCTAG